Proteins encoded in a region of the Bacteroides sp. genome:
- a CDS encoding YbaN family protein, whose protein sequence is MAGGIVSLALGLLGIPLPLLPTTPFLLLSAWFFARSSERFYQWLLNHRYFGKNIRNYRNKGGVSLGVKIWAIALLWTTILFSVICVVSQWWVRGILLVIAIGVTIHIGLLKTIRSGQHED, encoded by the coding sequence ATTGCCGGTGGGATTGTCTCGCTGGCACTGGGCTTATTGGGCATCCCCCTGCCTTTGCTGCCCACAACGCCCTTTCTGCTTTTGTCCGCCTGGTTCTTTGCCCGCAGTTCAGAACGTTTCTATCAATGGCTCCTCAATCATCGTTACTTCGGCAAAAACATCCGGAACTACCGGAATAAAGGAGGGGTTAGCCTGGGTGTGAAGATCTGGGCTATTGCCCTTTTGTGGACAACAATCCTGTTTTCAGTCATCTGTGTGGTCAGCCAGTGGTGGGTGAGGGGCATCCTGTTGGTTATCGCCATCGGGGTTACCATCCATATTGGGTTGCTTAAAACTATACGGTCAGGCCAGCATGAAGATTGA